The Pseudomonas eucalypticola genome has a window encoding:
- a CDS encoding XRE family transcriptional regulator has protein sequence MKTEQAAAAAGAQGANGLTGTGAETFALEGLGQRIADVADGLGGKRNLARRSGVHETQLYKYIRGASAPSLGVCLAIARAGGVSLDWLVSGEGSAQPSAPGITWVQRYPAEVCPMQLPWPGSVAAIEPLPLNPVELQQRGLAEHSLVAVQVPRGQGGAPLEEGGTVLIDRAAPGLAGDGLYLVELGATLRVQRLQFQVDGSLTLLAINPRFRDLHLPVKRLGELSVIGRVLWFCSWQG, from the coding sequence ATGAAGACAGAACAAGCAGCCGCTGCCGCTGGCGCCCAGGGTGCCAACGGTTTGACAGGCACGGGCGCTGAAACCTTTGCCCTGGAAGGCTTGGGTCAGCGAATCGCCGATGTAGCGGATGGGCTAGGTGGCAAGCGCAACCTGGCGCGCCGCTCGGGTGTGCACGAAACCCAGCTGTACAAGTACATTCGGGGCGCCAGTGCCCCCAGCCTGGGCGTGTGCCTGGCGATCGCCCGTGCAGGTGGGGTGTCGCTGGACTGGCTGGTATCAGGCGAAGGTTCAGCGCAGCCATCGGCGCCCGGCATCACCTGGGTGCAGCGTTACCCCGCTGAGGTCTGCCCGATGCAATTGCCATGGCCTGGCAGTGTGGCCGCCATTGAACCTCTGCCGCTCAACCCCGTCGAACTGCAACAGCGCGGCCTGGCCGAGCACAGCCTGGTAGCCGTGCAGGTACCGCGTGGCCAGGGAGGCGCGCCGCTGGAGGAGGGCGGCACGGTGCTCATCGACCGCGCCGCGCCGGGACTGGCGGGCGATGGCCTGTACCTTGTGGAGCTGGGCGCTACCCTGCGGGTGCAGCGCCTGCAATTCCAGGTGGACGGCTCGCTGACGCTGCTGGCCATCAACCCACGGTTTCGCGACCTGCACCTGCCGGTGAAACGGCTGGGCGAATTGAGCGTGATCGGCCGGGTGCTCTGGTTCTGTAGCTGGCAGGGCTGA
- a CDS encoding AraC family transcriptional regulator yields MLNRSPLLACADDYANGEVIAPHCHGQVQFIHAISGVMRVTTGQGSWVVPPGHALWVPQAMEHEIRMTGNVQMRTLFIHPSALGFRVSACQVVKVSALVRELILAAIGGLGAPQREARDQHLLGLLFAELEGAPPLATHVPLPLQPRLKSLCEAFVANPAQESTLQDWADQSNMSSRTLARLFLRELGMTFGEWRTRTRLILSLQRLALGVSILEVALEHGYQSPSAFSAMFKRELGYAPSHYQVG; encoded by the coding sequence ATGCTCAACCGTTCCCCCTTGCTGGCCTGTGCCGATGACTATGCCAATGGCGAGGTCATCGCGCCCCATTGTCATGGGCAGGTCCAGTTCATCCACGCCATTTCCGGGGTCATGCGCGTCACCACCGGCCAAGGCAGCTGGGTGGTGCCGCCTGGGCACGCGCTGTGGGTGCCGCAGGCCATGGAGCACGAGATCCGCATGACCGGCAACGTGCAAATGCGCACGCTGTTCATTCACCCCTCGGCGCTGGGCTTCAGGGTCAGCGCTTGCCAGGTGGTCAAGGTGTCGGCCCTGGTCCGGGAGTTGATACTGGCCGCCATCGGGGGCCTGGGCGCGCCCCAGCGCGAGGCGCGCGACCAGCACCTGCTGGGCTTGCTGTTCGCCGAGCTGGAAGGGGCGCCGCCGTTGGCCACCCATGTACCGCTGCCCCTGCAACCACGCCTCAAGTCGTTGTGCGAGGCCTTCGTCGCCAACCCCGCGCAGGAGTCCACCCTGCAGGACTGGGCCGACCAGAGCAACATGAGCTCGCGGACCTTGGCGCGCCTGTTCCTGCGCGAACTGGGCATGACCTTCGGCGAATGGCGCACCCGCACGCGGTTGATCCTGAGCCTGCAGCGCTTGGCCTTGGGCGTGTCGATACTGGAGGTGGCGCTGGAGCATGGGTATCAGAGCCCCAGCGCGTTCAGTGCGATGTTCAAGCGTGAGTTGGGGTATGCGCCCAGCCATTATCAGGTGGGGTAG
- a CDS encoding Csu type fimbrial protein, whose amino-acid sequence MSTRNLFKAGAFALIGLGVALSGNANASTATANMSVSATVVATCSVSAGSMAFGSYSGAAVTSSADLSVTCTNDAPYTIALGAGSGTDATTSARLLTNASDSTSTLSYGLYQDSSYATTWGDTTGTDTLAGTGTGAAQTVTVYGKVAADQLTASTGSYSDTVVVTVNY is encoded by the coding sequence ATGTCCACTCGCAACCTGTTCAAGGCCGGGGCCTTTGCCCTGATCGGCCTGGGCGTCGCTTTGTCCGGCAACGCCAATGCATCTACCGCCACCGCTAACATGAGCGTCAGCGCCACCGTCGTCGCCACTTGCTCGGTGTCGGCCGGCTCCATGGCGTTTGGCTCCTACTCGGGCGCCGCCGTCACTTCCAGCGCTGACCTGTCGGTGACCTGCACCAACGACGCGCCCTATACCATCGCCCTAGGCGCAGGCAGCGGCACCGATGCCACCACGTCGGCACGCCTGCTGACCAACGCATCGGACAGTACTTCCACCCTGAGTTACGGCCTGTACCAGGACAGCAGCTACGCCACCACCTGGGGCGATACCACCGGCACCGACACCCTGGCCGGCACCGGTACCGGGGCGGCGCAGACCGTTACCGTGTATGGCAAAGTGGCGGCCGACCAGCTGACGGCCAGCACCGGCAGTTACTCGGACACCGTGGTCGTCACCGTCAACTACTGA
- a CDS encoding efflux transporter outer membrane subunit: protein MALLPGCSQWASHEPARSSLPTTNPWQTLPAQVSGEPLPGQWWQLYHDPALDHLVREALAHNRDLAQAGAHAQALLAGLHEADAQRWPSTTVDMGASYGKTADDQTLAKATGSHAPAQWAFNPGLELAYQMDVWGQVQHAIERAQANAQAAAAAQDQVRVTVAAQTTRAYVGTCALAARARVQRQSLAVLADSVRLLQRQRQAGLVTDFEVSRMQALQGQVQAGLPMLEARRQAAVFELATLTGNPTPTPVDCQQVPQLSAALPVGDGWQWLARRPDIRQAQRELQAASLQVDITQADLYPKVSFGASLTSSSHPLNQLGDSHAVMFGIGPLISWQFPNRAANRARVEQARALEQGQLARFDAQVLGALQQVRQALVLYDGERQRHAALAQALGSSRRAFDLAQRNYRAGALDFLDVLDSERELIGLQAGLADADGQLLQRQIDLFAALGGGWQRDDTSLSTADGTAP from the coding sequence ATGGCACTGTTGCCTGGTTGCAGCCAATGGGCCAGCCACGAACCTGCGCGTTCGTCTTTGCCCACCACCAACCCGTGGCAGACATTGCCCGCGCAGGTCAGCGGCGAGCCGCTGCCCGGCCAGTGGTGGCAGCTGTACCACGACCCGGCGCTGGACCATCTGGTACGCGAGGCGTTGGCCCACAACCGCGACCTGGCCCAGGCCGGGGCTCATGCCCAGGCCCTGCTGGCCGGCCTGCACGAGGCTGATGCCCAGCGTTGGCCGTCCACCACGGTGGACATGGGCGCCAGCTATGGCAAGACTGCGGACGACCAGACGCTGGCCAAGGCGACCGGCAGCCATGCACCGGCCCAGTGGGCATTCAACCCGGGCCTTGAGCTGGCCTACCAAATGGATGTGTGGGGCCAGGTGCAACATGCCATCGAGCGTGCCCAGGCCAACGCCCAGGCGGCGGCTGCAGCCCAGGACCAGGTGCGCGTGACCGTGGCGGCGCAGACCACCCGGGCCTACGTCGGCACCTGCGCCTTGGCTGCCCGCGCCAGGGTGCAGCGCCAATCGCTGGCGGTGCTGGCCGATAGCGTGCGGTTGCTGCAACGCCAGCGCCAGGCAGGCCTGGTCACTGACTTCGAAGTGTCCCGCATGCAGGCGTTGCAAGGGCAGGTGCAGGCCGGGTTGCCGATGCTGGAGGCACGCCGCCAGGCAGCGGTGTTCGAACTGGCGACACTGACAGGCAACCCCACGCCGACGCCCGTCGATTGCCAGCAGGTGCCCCAGCTGAGCGCCGCGCTGCCGGTAGGGGACGGCTGGCAATGGCTGGCACGGCGCCCCGACATCCGCCAGGCCCAGCGCGAGCTGCAGGCGGCCAGCTTGCAGGTGGACATCACCCAGGCCGACCTGTACCCCAAGGTCAGTTTCGGTGCCTCACTGACGTCGTCCAGCCACCCGCTGAACCAGCTAGGCGACAGCCACGCGGTGATGTTCGGTATCGGTCCGTTGATCAGTTGGCAATTTCCCAACCGTGCCGCCAATCGCGCCCGGGTCGAGCAGGCCCGGGCCCTGGAGCAAGGGCAGCTGGCGCGGTTCGATGCCCAGGTGCTCGGCGCCCTGCAACAGGTCCGCCAGGCCCTGGTGCTCTATGACGGCGAACGCCAGCGTCACGCCGCCCTGGCGCAGGCGCTGGGTAGTAGCCGACGGGCCTTTGACCTGGCCCAGCGCAACTATCGCGCTGGTGCCCTGGATTTCCTCGATGTGCTCGACAGCGAGCGTGAGCTCATCGGCCTGCAAGCCGGCCTGGCCGATGCCGACGGCCAGCTGCTGCAGCGCCAGATCGACCTGTTCGCCGCCCTCGGGGGCGGCTGGCAGCGCGACGACACTTCCCTTTCCACTGCTGACGGAACCGCCCCATGA
- a CDS encoding fimbria/pilus outer membrane usher protein: MSTLVYRYLLLTLVMASPLTADADPLLLEVIVNGQLRASAQEVEEQQGRLLVPAEQLPALGIRQPGDGSGDVDLASLAGGHCRFDRARQRISLQLPDADLIPQPLRHDPPRPKGAGLKSDWASVLNYDTQYTRADGQGTASTLASLRLLGGPGVFETSSLQTRSSTLDSTVRLDTTWSRADLEHLRSWKIGDFVSGGFSWTRPVRLAGVQVASNFGLRPDLVTYPRPGISSSVAVPSSVDIYVNGLHQLSGQVQPGPFEASQIPVASGSGDIAVVVKDASGRQTTQTLPFYTSSLLLSPGLDSLSLEAGSVRKHYASQSADYAQGAVSLSWRHGASDRLTWETHAEASDTLAMGGAGADWLLGQVGVLNLSLAASQYQGQAGRQYGIGFSHASRVFNAGFSLLRADHGFNDLASANGDDRPGNSLRANLGWSLPGLGSLGVVFTRKRVNLYDDYALTSTSVQTTVLSVSWSRPLAWGAYGSITALHDYTGTTGNGLFIGLSMPFGEGATLSASSNQSAGASYQTVQAERPAVERGDLGWRVSHAEGDLNRDDLALNDKTPSGLVGAETERTDSGTDWRVSAQGAVTLLGGHLFASNTIDDAFALVDTDGLANVRVRQENRDLGRTDRNGLLFVDELRAYQDNHLSIDPGDVPLDVQLGTDQLHLVPGDRSAVRAHFAIQRSHSATLHLVDTRHHALPVGATATLVDSGEQTMLGYDGEAFFQQLGPHDQVRVEAKGRPACTVHFDYHAEPGAIPDIGPLVCH, from the coding sequence TTGAGCACGTTGGTCTACCGGTACCTGCTGTTGACACTGGTCATGGCCAGCCCCCTCACGGCAGACGCCGATCCTCTGCTGCTGGAGGTCATCGTCAATGGCCAACTGCGCGCGTCTGCCCAGGAAGTGGAAGAACAGCAGGGCCGCCTGCTGGTACCCGCCGAGCAACTGCCGGCCCTGGGCATTCGCCAGCCCGGCGACGGCAGCGGTGACGTGGACCTTGCCAGCCTGGCTGGCGGCCACTGCCGTTTCGACCGTGCCCGCCAGCGCATTTCGCTGCAATTGCCCGATGCCGACCTGATTCCCCAGCCACTGCGCCACGACCCGCCGCGCCCCAAAGGCGCTGGCCTCAAAAGCGACTGGGCCAGCGTGCTCAATTACGACACCCAATACACCCGCGCTGACGGCCAGGGCACGGCCAGTACCCTGGCCAGCCTGCGCCTGCTGGGCGGCCCCGGGGTATTCGAGACCAGCAGCCTGCAGACCCGCAGCAGCACCCTGGACAGCACCGTGCGCCTGGACACCACCTGGAGCCGCGCCGACCTTGAGCACCTGCGCAGCTGGAAAATCGGCGATTTCGTCAGTGGCGGGTTCAGCTGGACCCGCCCCGTGCGATTGGCGGGCGTGCAGGTGGCCAGCAACTTCGGCCTGCGCCCGGACCTCGTCACCTACCCGCGGCCGGGTATCAGCTCCAGCGTGGCGGTGCCGTCCTCGGTGGACATTTACGTCAACGGCCTGCACCAATTGTCCGGGCAGGTGCAGCCCGGCCCCTTCGAAGCCAGCCAGATCCCGGTGGCCAGCGGCAGTGGTGACATCGCCGTGGTGGTCAAGGATGCCAGTGGGCGGCAGACCACCCAGACCCTGCCGTTCTACACCAGTAGCCTGTTGCTGAGCCCAGGCCTGGATTCGCTGTCGCTGGAAGCCGGCAGTGTGCGCAAGCACTACGCCAGCCAGTCGGCCGATTACGCCCAGGGCGCGGTGTCGTTGAGCTGGCGCCACGGCGCCAGCGACCGCCTGACCTGGGAAACCCATGCCGAGGCCAGTGATACCTTGGCCATGGGCGGGGCGGGCGCCGACTGGTTGCTGGGCCAGGTCGGGGTGTTGAACCTGTCGTTGGCGGCCAGTCAGTATCAAGGCCAGGCGGGGCGGCAATACGGCATCGGCTTCAGCCATGCCAGCCGGGTGTTCAACGCCGGCTTCAGCCTGCTGCGCGCCGACCACGGGTTCAACGACCTGGCCTCGGCCAACGGCGACGATCGCCCGGGCAACAGCCTGCGGGCCAACCTCGGCTGGTCGCTGCCGGGGCTGGGCTCATTGGGCGTGGTGTTCACCCGCAAGCGGGTGAATCTCTACGACGACTATGCCCTGACCTCCACTAGCGTGCAGACCACCGTCCTGTCGGTGAGCTGGTCGCGGCCGCTGGCGTGGGGGGCCTACGGCTCGATCACCGCGTTGCATGACTACACCGGCACCACCGGCAACGGGCTGTTCATCGGGTTGTCGATGCCCTTCGGTGAAGGCGCCACCCTCAGTGCCAGCAGCAATCAGAGCGCTGGCGCCAGCTACCAGACCGTGCAAGCCGAACGCCCGGCCGTGGAGCGCGGCGACCTGGGTTGGCGGGTATCCCACGCGGAGGGCGATTTGAACCGCGATGACCTGGCACTGAACGACAAGACGCCTTCTGGCCTGGTAGGGGCCGAAACCGAGCGTACCGACAGCGGCACCGACTGGCGTGTCAGTGCCCAGGGGGCCGTGACATTATTGGGTGGGCACCTGTTTGCCTCCAATACCATTGATGACGCCTTTGCCCTGGTCGATACCGATGGCCTGGCCAATGTCAGGGTGCGCCAGGAGAACCGCGACCTGGGCCGCACCGACCGCAACGGGCTGCTGTTCGTCGATGAACTGCGCGCCTATCAGGACAATCACCTGTCCATCGACCCCGGCGACGTGCCCCTGGACGTGCAACTGGGCACCGACCAACTGCACCTGGTACCCGGCGATCGCAGTGCCGTGCGCGCCCACTTCGCCATCCAGCGCAGCCACAGCGCGACCTTGCACCTGGTCGACACCCGCCACCATGCCCTGCCGGTTGGGGCCACCGCGACGCTGGTGGACAGCGGCGAGCAGACCATGCTCGGTTACGACGGCGAAGCCTTTTTCCAACAGCTGGGCCCCCATGACCAGGTACGCGTGGAGGCCAAGGGCCGCCCGGCCTGTACCGTTCACTTCGACTACCACGCCGAGCCGGGGGCTATTCCCGACATCGGCCCGCTTGTCTGCCACTAG
- a CDS encoding DHA2 family efflux MFS transporter permease subunit, with translation MSAEQPVSLRAWVAVIGGLFGCFMAGMNVHVTSAALPEIEGALGASFQEGSWISTAYLVAEIVMIPLTAWLVEVFSLRRVMWVGAFVFLLASVACSLAPNLSVMIAIRVVQGAAGAVLIPLSFQLIITQLPASKVPMGMALFSLANSVAQAAGPSIGGWLTDVYSWRWIFYLQLAPGVLLLLAIAWAIDASPMKLELLKRGDWAGITAMVIGLGGVQIVLEEGGREDWFGSPFIVWMSVVSAVALVYFIASQLYGSRAFINLRLLKGYNFGVASVAMFIFGGMTFGLVFLVPNYLSQQQGYSASDVGVSLILYGLVQLLLAPLMPALMRALNPKLMVAGGFLIMALGCYLGAFLDADSAANVIVPSVVVRGIGQPLIMVALSVLAVAGLSKAQAGSASALFSMLRNLGGAVVTAALAQAVEVRERMHSERIGESLSQFMAPVQERLGGMLDPSLPEQQQTLAVMMASVRHQAYLMAYSDAFFVACLALAGCAVAAMMMRR, from the coding sequence ATGAGCGCTGAGCAACCGGTTTCCCTGCGTGCCTGGGTAGCGGTCATCGGGGGGTTGTTCGGCTGCTTCATGGCGGGCATGAACGTGCACGTCACCAGCGCCGCCTTGCCGGAAATCGAAGGCGCGTTGGGGGCTAGCTTTCAGGAGGGGTCGTGGATCTCCACCGCTTACCTGGTGGCCGAGATCGTCATGATCCCGCTCACCGCCTGGTTGGTGGAGGTGTTCTCGCTGCGCCGGGTGATGTGGGTGGGCGCGTTCGTGTTTCTGCTGGCGTCGGTGGCCTGCTCGCTGGCGCCGAACCTGTCGGTGATGATCGCCATTCGCGTGGTACAGGGGGCAGCGGGGGCGGTGCTGATTCCGTTGTCATTCCAGCTGATCATCACGCAGTTGCCGGCCAGCAAGGTGCCCATGGGCATGGCGCTGTTCAGCCTGGCCAACAGTGTCGCCCAGGCCGCGGGCCCGTCCATTGGCGGGTGGTTGACGGACGTCTATAGCTGGCGCTGGATTTTCTACTTGCAACTGGCGCCCGGCGTGCTGCTGTTGCTGGCAATCGCCTGGGCCATCGACGCCAGCCCCATGAAGCTGGAACTGCTCAAGCGCGGCGACTGGGCCGGCATCACCGCCATGGTCATCGGCCTGGGCGGGGTGCAGATCGTGCTGGAGGAGGGCGGGCGGGAAGACTGGTTCGGTTCGCCGTTCATTGTCTGGATGAGCGTGGTGTCGGCCGTGGCGCTGGTTTATTTCATCGCCTCCCAGCTGTATGGCAGCCGTGCCTTCATCAACCTCAGGTTGCTCAAGGGCTACAATTTCGGCGTCGCCAGCGTGGCCATGTTCATTTTCGGGGGCATGACGTTCGGCCTGGTGTTCCTGGTGCCCAACTACCTGTCCCAACAGCAGGGCTACAGCGCCAGCGATGTGGGCGTGAGCCTGATCCTGTACGGGCTGGTGCAGTTGCTGCTGGCGCCCTTGATGCCCGCCTTGATGCGCGCCCTGAACCCCAAGCTGATGGTGGCCGGGGGGTTCCTGATCATGGCGCTGGGGTGTTACCTGGGCGCATTTCTGGACGCAGACAGCGCCGCCAATGTGATCGTGCCCTCCGTGGTCGTGCGGGGCATCGGCCAGCCATTGATCATGGTGGCCTTGTCGGTGCTGGCGGTGGCGGGCCTGAGCAAGGCGCAGGCCGGGTCGGCCTCGGCCCTGTTCTCGATGCTGCGCAACCTGGGCGGCGCGGTCGTCACGGCCGCGCTGGCCCAGGCGGTGGAAGTACGCGAACGCATGCACAGCGAGCGTATCGGCGAATCCCTCAGCCAGTTCATGGCCCCGGTGCAGGAACGCCTGGGCGGCATGCTCGACCCGTCGTTGCCGGAGCAGCAGCAGACCCTGGCGGTGATGATGGCCAGCGTGCGGCATCAGGCTTACCTGATGGCCTACAGCGATGCGTTTTTCGTCGCCTGCCTGGCGTTGGCGGGGTGTGCGGTGGCGGCGATGATGATGCGTCGCTGA
- a CDS encoding HlyD family secretion protein → MNIAAHDIDHGQHQAQALRLRRKRRLQLAAGVAGLCAAVAAGGYWWLQGRFLESTDDAYVRADWVPISARINGYVAQVLVDDDQPVKAGQVLVRMDDRDYLAHRDQARAAVAEADAAALAGQASLAVAQDRVAEQQAAIAQAAAQAQGSRAEFQRASLDRQRYQGLVHDQAASAQRLESAESSFAQARATLDAAVARQHQQELALNVARGRETLAQAALQQQVARQAQARAQLALADHALEDTQIRAPFDGVVGQRKVRERQYLSPGLPLLAVVPVQQAYVVANFKETQLQHMRAGQPVELRVDTYGGQRLHGHVASFSPGSGAVFALLPSDNATGNFTKIVQRFPVRILLDAPQGQAPILPGMSVVATVDTRDER, encoded by the coding sequence ATGAACATTGCCGCCCACGACATCGACCACGGTCAGCACCAGGCCCAGGCCCTGCGTCTGCGCCGCAAGCGCCGGTTGCAGCTGGCAGCCGGGGTCGCCGGGTTATGCGCGGCGGTGGCCGCCGGCGGGTACTGGTGGTTGCAGGGGCGTTTCCTGGAGAGTACCGACGATGCCTATGTGCGCGCCGACTGGGTGCCCATCAGTGCACGCATCAACGGCTACGTCGCGCAGGTGCTGGTGGACGACGACCAGCCGGTGAAAGCCGGGCAGGTACTGGTGCGCATGGACGACCGCGACTACCTGGCCCACCGCGATCAGGCTCGCGCGGCCGTGGCGGAAGCCGATGCTGCCGCGTTGGCCGGCCAGGCCAGCCTGGCCGTGGCCCAGGACCGGGTTGCTGAGCAGCAGGCCGCCATCGCCCAGGCCGCCGCCCAGGCCCAGGGCAGCCGTGCCGAATTCCAGCGGGCCAGCCTCGACCGCCAGCGTTACCAGGGTCTGGTACATGACCAGGCTGCCAGCGCCCAGCGCCTGGAGAGCGCGGAGTCCAGTTTCGCCCAGGCCCGCGCGACCCTCGATGCCGCGGTAGCGCGCCAGCATCAGCAGGAGCTGGCGCTGAACGTCGCCCGCGGCCGCGAGACGCTGGCCCAGGCGGCGCTGCAACAACAGGTGGCGCGTCAGGCCCAGGCGCGGGCGCAATTGGCCTTGGCCGATCATGCACTGGAAGATACTCAGATACGCGCGCCGTTCGACGGGGTGGTCGGCCAGCGCAAGGTACGTGAACGTCAGTACCTGTCGCCTGGCCTGCCGCTGTTGGCCGTGGTGCCGGTACAACAGGCCTATGTGGTAGCCAACTTCAAGGAGACCCAATTGCAGCACATGCGAGCCGGGCAGCCGGTGGAGCTGCGCGTGGACACCTACGGCGGCCAGCGTCTGCACGGGCACGTGGCGAGTTTCTCGCCGGGCTCGGGGGCAGTGTTCGCGCTGTTGCCGTCGGATAACGCCACCGGCAACTTCACCAAGATCGTCCAGCGGTTCCCGGTCCGCATTCTACTCGACGCCCCCCAGGGCCAGGCGCCCATCCTGCCCGGCATGTCGGTGGTGGCCACGGTGGATACCCGCGATGAGCGCTGA
- a CDS encoding fimbrial biogenesis chaperone, with the protein MHLATRLYRACALAGLCALAPQAHAQALEIMPIAQALEAGQRSASFTLTNRADHDTQVQVRSFQWTQANNTDVLDKTQALLVSPPFARIAPGQSQTIRLLLRQVPGGTEQAYRVVFDQLPDADPTKVALAFRLTVPVFASDAPRANADVQWRAVLEHGQGYVLAHNAGQAHAPLANLTLVDVGGHALKLSRPALPYLLVGQDGRWLIHASAQVLHAGDRLHLTTTGRGTAMDSWLTLEPSP; encoded by the coding sequence ATGCACCTTGCCACACGCCTTTACCGCGCCTGTGCACTGGCCGGCCTGTGCGCGCTCGCGCCGCAGGCCCATGCCCAGGCACTGGAGATCATGCCTATCGCCCAGGCCCTGGAGGCTGGCCAGCGCAGCGCCAGCTTCACCCTGACCAACCGCGCTGACCACGACACCCAAGTGCAGGTACGCAGCTTTCAATGGACCCAGGCCAATAACACCGACGTGCTGGACAAGACCCAGGCCCTGCTGGTCAGCCCGCCGTTCGCCCGTATCGCACCGGGGCAGTCGCAGACCATCCGGCTGCTGCTGCGCCAGGTACCGGGCGGCACTGAGCAAGCGTACCGGGTAGTGTTCGACCAGTTGCCCGACGCTGACCCTACCAAGGTCGCGCTGGCGTTCCGCCTGACGGTGCCGGTATTCGCCAGCGACGCCCCGCGGGCCAACGCCGATGTGCAATGGCGGGCGGTGCTTGAGCATGGGCAGGGGTATGTGTTGGCCCATAATGCCGGCCAGGCCCACGCGCCGCTGGCCAACCTGACCCTGGTGGACGTTGGGGGCCACGCCCTGAAGCTCAGCCGCCCGGCGCTGCCTTACCTGCTGGTCGGCCAGGACGGCCGCTGGTTGATCCATGCCTCGGCCCAGGTGCTGCACGCGGGCGACCGCCTGCACCTGACCACCACTGGCCGCGGCACCGCGATGGACAGCTGGTTGACCCTTGAACCCAGCCCTTGA
- a CDS encoding nucleoside 2-deoxyribosyltransferase — MTPHTRVYLAGFDVFRRDAVAHGHYLKSLCAEQGLEGLYPFDNEVPADLAGLAAARLICAQNIAMIRRCDAVLANLNVFRGQEPDSGTAFEVGLAVALGKPVWAYFEPDHSLRQQVAHDPQGYDAQGFAVEDFNLPRNLMLAASWAGYSATVEQAVGDLRRHLASAP; from the coding sequence ATGACCCCGCACACGCGTGTGTACCTGGCCGGTTTCGATGTGTTTCGCCGTGATGCCGTAGCCCACGGCCACTACCTCAAGTCCCTGTGCGCCGAGCAGGGGCTGGAGGGGCTGTACCCTTTCGACAACGAGGTGCCGGCAGACCTGGCAGGGTTGGCTGCCGCTCGGCTGATTTGTGCGCAGAACATCGCCATGATCCGCCGCTGCGACGCGGTGCTGGCTAACCTCAATGTATTTCGCGGCCAGGAGCCGGACTCCGGCACGGCCTTTGAAGTCGGCCTGGCGGTGGCCCTGGGCAAGCCCGTATGGGCCTATTTCGAGCCCGACCACAGCCTGCGCCAACAGGTGGCCCATGACCCCCAGGGCTATGACGCCCAAGGGTTCGCGGTGGAAGATTTCAACCTGCCGCGCAATTTGATGTTGGCAGCGAGCTGGGCAGGGTACAGTGCGACGGTCGAACAGGCGGTCGGCGATCTGCGCCGACACCTGGCCTCGGCACCTTGA
- a CDS encoding spore coat protein U domain-containing protein → MRYLLFWLLMPLSHGALAQSCTLAATPLMFGTVAGVAGQVHSSTASVTVTCEAGASAATVSYSLYLDDDGGLSHDLRNGSGTAQYQLYTAAGQQPVLGSQAFASDSYTLAAHASISRTYTLYARMQPGRDGAPGVYQAMSAIRLVY, encoded by the coding sequence ATGCGCTATCTGTTGTTCTGGCTGTTGATGCCCCTGAGTCACGGCGCTCTCGCGCAGAGCTGTACCTTGGCTGCCACACCACTGATGTTCGGCACCGTGGCCGGTGTGGCGGGCCAGGTTCACAGCAGCACGGCCTCCGTCACCGTGACCTGCGAGGCCGGTGCCAGTGCCGCCACGGTCAGCTACAGCCTGTACCTGGACGATGACGGTGGCCTTAGCCATGACTTGCGCAACGGCAGCGGCACAGCTCAGTATCAACTCTATACGGCGGCCGGCCAGCAGCCGGTGCTGGGCAGCCAGGCCTTTGCCAGCGACAGCTACACCCTGGCCGCCCATGCCAGTATTTCCCGTACCTATACCTTGTATGCGCGCATGCAGCCCGGCCGCGACGGCGCGCCGGGCGTGTACCAGGCCATGAGCGCGATCCGGTTGGTGTACTGA